The following are encoded together in the Canis aureus isolate CA01 chromosome 30, VMU_Caureus_v.1.0, whole genome shotgun sequence genome:
- the RWDD2B gene encoding RWD domain-containing protein 2B isoform X1: MKLCIVVAQVSWSTIQIQRNLMPEIYRYPKMIEIEQAEAQLSELDLLASMFPGENELIVNDQLALAELKDCIEKRTMEGRSSKVYFTINMNLDVSEEAMVMFSLACILPFKYPEVLPEITVRSVSLSRSQQTQLNTDLSAYLQKNCLGDVCILNATEWVKEHASGYISRDTIPPAPGSTFQPVDLVLTRLWIYSHHIYNKCKRKNILEWAKELSLSGFSMPGKPGVVCVEGPQSACEEFWSRLRKLNWKRILIRHREDIPFDATNDKIERQRRFSSFEEKVFSVNGARGNHMDFGQLYQFLNAKGCADVFQMFFGVEGQ, translated from the exons ATGAAACTATGCATTGTGGTAGCTCAAGTTTCCTGGTCAACTATCCAGATACAGAGGAATCTGATGCCTG AAATTTACAGATATCCAAAAATGATTGAGATTGAACAGGCCGAGGCCCAGCTCTCTGAGTTAGACCTGCTAGCCAGTATGTTCCCCGGTGAGAATGAGCTCATAGTGAATGACCAGCTGGCTTTAGCAGAACTGAAAGACTGTATTGAAAAGAGGACGATGGAGGGACGATCTTCAAAAGTTTACTTTACTATCAATATGAACCTGGATGTATCTGAGGAAGCAATG GTAATGTTTTCTCTGGCCTGTATCCTTCCCTTTAAATATCCTGAAGTTCTGCCTGAAATCACGGTCAG ATCAGTATCACTAAGTAGATCCCAGCAGACTCAGCTCAACACAGATCTGTCTGCATACCTGCAAAAGAATTGTCTCGGAGATGTCTGTATATTAAATGCCACAGAGTGGGTTAAAGAACATGCTTCTGGCTATATCAGCAGAGACACCATACCTCCTGCTCCAGGAAGTACATTCCAGCCAGTTGATCTCGTTCTCACAAGACTGTGGATCTATAGCCATCACATCTACAATAAgtgcaaaagaaagaatattttagagTGGGCAAAAGAGCTTTCCCTATCTGGTTTTAGCATGCCTGGGAAACCTGGTGTTGTTTGTGTGGAAGGCCCACAAAGCGCCTGTGAAGAATTCTGGTCAAG aCTCAGAAAGTTAAACTGGAAGAGAATTTTAATTCGCCATCGAGAAGACATTCCTTTTGATGCTACAAATGACAAAATAGAAAGACAAAGAAGATTTTCAAGTTTTGAAGAAAAAGTGTTCAGTGTTAATGGAGCCAGAGGAAACCACATGGACTTCGGTCAGCTGTATCAGTTTTTAAACGCCAAAGGATGTGCAGATGTTTTCCAGATGTTCTTTGGTGTGGAAGGACAGTGA
- the RWDD2B gene encoding RWD domain-containing protein 2B isoform X2, with product MIEIEQAEAQLSELDLLASMFPGENELIVNDQLALAELKDCIEKRTMEGRSSKVYFTINMNLDVSEEAMVMFSLACILPFKYPEVLPEITVRSVSLSRSQQTQLNTDLSAYLQKNCLGDVCILNATEWVKEHASGYISRDTIPPAPGSTFQPVDLVLTRLWIYSHHIYNKCKRKNILEWAKELSLSGFSMPGKPGVVCVEGPQSACEEFWSRLRKLNWKRILIRHREDIPFDATNDKIERQRRFSSFEEKVFSVNGARGNHMDFGQLYQFLNAKGCADVFQMFFGVEGQ from the exons ATGATTGAGATTGAACAGGCCGAGGCCCAGCTCTCTGAGTTAGACCTGCTAGCCAGTATGTTCCCCGGTGAGAATGAGCTCATAGTGAATGACCAGCTGGCTTTAGCAGAACTGAAAGACTGTATTGAAAAGAGGACGATGGAGGGACGATCTTCAAAAGTTTACTTTACTATCAATATGAACCTGGATGTATCTGAGGAAGCAATG GTAATGTTTTCTCTGGCCTGTATCCTTCCCTTTAAATATCCTGAAGTTCTGCCTGAAATCACGGTCAG ATCAGTATCACTAAGTAGATCCCAGCAGACTCAGCTCAACACAGATCTGTCTGCATACCTGCAAAAGAATTGTCTCGGAGATGTCTGTATATTAAATGCCACAGAGTGGGTTAAAGAACATGCTTCTGGCTATATCAGCAGAGACACCATACCTCCTGCTCCAGGAAGTACATTCCAGCCAGTTGATCTCGTTCTCACAAGACTGTGGATCTATAGCCATCACATCTACAATAAgtgcaaaagaaagaatattttagagTGGGCAAAAGAGCTTTCCCTATCTGGTTTTAGCATGCCTGGGAAACCTGGTGTTGTTTGTGTGGAAGGCCCACAAAGCGCCTGTGAAGAATTCTGGTCAAG aCTCAGAAAGTTAAACTGGAAGAGAATTTTAATTCGCCATCGAGAAGACATTCCTTTTGATGCTACAAATGACAAAATAGAAAGACAAAGAAGATTTTCAAGTTTTGAAGAAAAAGTGTTCAGTGTTAATGGAGCCAGAGGAAACCACATGGACTTCGGTCAGCTGTATCAGTTTTTAAACGCCAAAGGATGTGCAGATGTTTTCCAGATGTTCTTTGGTGTGGAAGGACAGTGA